From Anopheles funestus chromosome 3RL, idAnoFuneDA-416_04, whole genome shotgun sequence, a single genomic window includes:
- the LOC125768408 gene encoding basement membrane-specific heparan sulfate proteoglycan core protein-like, translating to MNLTCRGAGVPPPIVRWKMNGNELLDPVCDWVSENGDGHLACRMRLIDAGNYSCHLAHPHGTVNVQPVTVAVVRGNPCPKGEFLAGDENTSSCMKCFCSGVSELCHQVNVFRWNYTMAMNDWKMRYATWDGNGTVKTMKTISNFPSNRTLYYSLPYRFIEHQVMSYGGYLQIPIEPDEPQEIPDIILMGYNRSIIYRSSNIDVIRHEMANIKLQESSFVHLNGSSIDRVEFLTVLAYIDHFLIRMHPKNGRYEPSGRLIVMDSASDYQRGLGIATHIEECRCPAGFRGNSCERCDFGYNRAFIGPPMGLCMPWEWHRARYVPKSITPRTYHYV from the exons ATGAATCTAACATGCCGTGGTGCAGGTGTACCGCCACCGATCGTACGATGGAAAATGAACGGAAATGAATTGCTCGATCCTGTCTGTGACTGGGTGTCGGAGAATGGCGATGGACATTTAGCCTGCCGAATGCGATTAATAGACGCGGGTAACTATTCCTGCCATCTGGCACATCCACACGGAACGGTGAATGTACAACCGGTAACGGTTGCCGTGGTTCGAGGAAATCCATGTCCGAAAGGGGAATTTCTAGCGGGTGATGAAAACACCAGCTCCTGTATGAAGTGTTTTTGTTCTGGTGTTTCCGAACTCTGCCATCAGGTGAATGTTTTCAGATGGAAT TATACGATGGCGATGAACGATTGGAAAATGCGATACGCAACGTGGGATGGAAATGGAACTGTGAAGACGATGAAAACTATCAGCAACTTCCCTTCAAATCGGACCCTGTACTACAGTCTTCCGTATCGCTTCATCGAGCATCAAGTAATGTCGTACGGAGGATATCTACAGATCCCAATAGAACCAGACGAACCTCAAGAGATTCCAGATATTATACTCATG GGCTATAATCGATCAATCATTTACAGGAGCAGTAACATTGACGTGATCAGGCATGAGATGGCTAATATTAAGCTACAGGAGTCGAGTTTCGTTCATCTTAACGGATCATCCATCGATCGAGTAGAGTTCCTAACAGTGCTTGCATACATTGATCATTTTCTGATTCGAATGCATCCCAAGAATGGACGTTATGAACCAAGTGGACGGCTAATCGTAATGGACTCTGCAAGTGACTATCAGCGAGGTTTGGGTATAGCGACCCACATCGAAGAGTGTCGCTGTCCTGCCGGGTTCCGTGGCAACTCCTGCGAGCGGTGTGACTTTGGCTACAATCGAGCGTTTATTGGACCACCGATGGGTTTATGTATGCCGTGGGAGTGGCACCGGGCACGATACGTTCCAAAGAGTATCACTCCGAGAACTTACCATTACGTGTGA